From the Aspergillus puulaauensis MK2 DNA, chromosome 1, nearly complete sequence genome, the window CGGCGCGCAGCGATTCTTCGTTACTGCTGGCCACTACACGAACAAGGACGTTGTTGATATAATCCGCGATGCCTATCCTGAGCTCAAGGATAGACTCCCGGAGGCCAAGAGTGACTTGCCCCAGGATGTGTACGGCTATGATAACTCGAAGTCAATCCAGGTTTTGGGTCTTAAGTATGGTTCCTTGAAGGAGGCGGTTGTTGATACGGTCAAGTCACTCTTGGATAATGGAGCTTAGATAATACACGGTTAGACAAACAATATTATAATCAAGAAAGAGGTCAATTATCGATTCTTTTCTCAGTGTTAAGTAGGAGTCTGAACTAAAAGGGCTACTGCGGAAACGGGATGGTAGGGCGGACTGCGCTTTGTGTCTCAGTGCGTAGCCGTAGAATTCCAGTCGAACTCCGAAACCAACTTTTCTTCCGCGTCTCGCAGACAATCGAAGCAGGTATCCGCGAACAACATGGCGGCCTCGCTATCACCGACAGCAAATTTGCTGCGGAAGTCTCGCCTATTCTCACTTCCGCAAGCTATAACTTCATTAGAAACTGCGGCCGCTCGAAGCCGCAACGATTCCGACACCGCAACCCTCCCATACCCTGTCCGAGCGTCCATCGTTACCCCGGCTTCGTCATTATCAAGAGGGGATTGGGGTCTCAAAAGACCTCTTCCTGATAAGTCGACGTCGCAGAAGTCTTCACGGCCTGTTGTTCGGATCAATGCGCTGGATACCTTTGAGCATGTCACCGACTTCGATTCGGCAGCGGACCACACGATGACCCTGGAGAAATTCCAGGAACTCAATTTGCCAATTTCTCTGCCTACGAGGTCTGGATACTCGACAAGCATTGTGCCGCGGCACCACAGTCCCTTTGAGGCAAACGTCGACAACACGGAGGCTACACCTGCTACAACTCCTGACACGAAGCAATTCAGACACACCGGACCCTGGCTTGGGGGCCTGACGGAAGCAGAGTTCAGCGCCTATTTAGACAAGATTACGGAGGAAAAGCCCAGACTTATGCGGAAACTTCGAAGATGGTTCTACGCTAAGCGTAAGGCCGAACTGAGAAATCAGGCTCAGGACAAGGGTGAAGATTTGGAGAATCTGCCACCGGTCACCAAGGAAGAGTTCGACAACTATGTGAAAACACTGCGAACGGACCCGTATTCGCTGGGGCCTGTGATATTTGAGTTGTTGGATCTTCCTTCTGCCCCTGCGGTGCCGAACGACCGCATTGGCTCTCAGTACTACGCCTCGCCCCCAACCAAGATGCCTGCTGCCGAATATGCGACTTACGGACCCCCCATGACGCATCCCTCGGCAGGTTTGTCATATGCGCGATCGCATGCGTCAATCTACAACCACCCGAAGTATGGCCCTCAGGCCCATCAGCGTCCAGTGGAGGCACGTGTCCTCCGACCTCGCGGTAGAGTCAGGGGTAAGGCTGGCAGGGCGGTTGCCGGTGTCGGTGGTATTGCATTTGAGGATCTGAGCGCGATGACTTTCGCGGAACAAGGTGCACCCCCGGGTCTGGCGTCCTTCGATGCAACTATCCCTGGTGGTGCCAAATATTACGTTCAACCTATCCGGGCCTCTATCAAGGCGGACGGACAGATCGCCCTGGCGTCCTACCGCGCCAGTGCATCTGCCAAATTGGCACACGATCTCGAAGATTACAGGAAACCCTCTGGGACCCCCAGGTTTAACTCCCGTGCGCCCAGAAGCCAACGAGCAGTCCCGAGATTAGACCAAGCTCGCACAACTCCAGTGCGGCGTGTCGAAACGGAAGAACCGGAAACTAGCAGGGAGGATGTTGCAAGGAACCTCATGAAGACTCTCACTTCTCGGTAATGAGTTTCATCCTCAATGTTCCTGTACTTTATCGTCCTTTTTTGTCCTACTCCCTAGTTCCTGTACGATTAGCTTGAGGGTCTCAATTGTAAAGCCTATACATTTTTGTTATTTGAATATATGTGATATACAATACGATACCATAACTTCATTTAAGCGTATAAAACATAACGTAATTATAACTACCCAACCACATTTTCATAGAACCTTAGCAGGACAAGAAAATGATGGTGCTCCTAAAATGGTAAAGCGCCGATGACTAAGAAAATTCAAAAAGAATCACGTGGGCGGTAAGTTAGGGCAAGGGCCAGCACCACCAGACCATACCCGACAAGCCGCAACACAATATCAAAACCCAGCTCGCAAACTGTTAAtcaaccagccagccaacaaccagccagccaacAACCGCCAAAATGGGTCGCGTAAGGACTAAGGTGAGCCGCTGAATGCATTCAATCAAACGAATAATTAGGGGAATATGTTCTAATCAGCGATTTTCTTCTCGCGAAAATAGACCGTTAAGAGATCTGCCAAGGTCGTCATCGAGCGATACTACCCCAAGTTGACCCTCGACTTCGAGACCAACAAGCGTGTCTGCGATGAGATCGCTATCATCCCCTCCAAGCGTCTTCGCAACAAGGTTAGTAAATTCCAGTCGTCAATTGCGGCCGCCGGGGATCAAGAATCTCTAG encodes:
- a CDS encoding mitochondrial 37S ribosomal protein bS1m (COG:S;~EggNog:ENOG410PG7D;~InterPro:IPR016712;~PFAM:PF11709) yields the protein MAASLSPTANLLRKSRLFSLPQAITSLETAAARSRNDSDTATLPYPVRASIVTPASSLSRGDWGLKRPLPDKSTSQKSSRPVVRINALDTFEHVTDFDSAADHTMTLEKFQELNLPISLPTRSGYSTSIVPRHHSPFEANVDNTEATPATTPDTKQFRHTGPWLGGLTEAEFSAYLDKITEEKPRLMRKLRRWFYAKRKAELRNQAQDKGEDLENLPPVTKEEFDNYVKTLRTDPYSLGPVIFELLDLPSAPAVPNDRIGSQYYASPPTKMPAAEYATYGPPMTHPSAGLSYARSHASIYNHPKYGPQAHQRPVEARVLRPRGRVRGKAGRAVAGVGGIAFEDLSAMTFAEQGAPPGLASFDATIPGGAKYYVQPIRASIKADGQIALASYRASASAKLAHDLEDYRKPSGTPRFNSRAPRSQRAVPRLDQARTTPVRRVETEEPETSREDVARNLMKTLTSR